In one Victivallis lenta genomic region, the following are encoded:
- a CDS encoding alpha/beta hydrolase gives MTRRYGKAPFRAAAIHGGPGAVGSAGGLAEGLAVSASCGVLEPFQSKETIPELEAELEKQLAAEAAAPVALIGHSWGAWLAALFAAEHPERVSKLILVSSGPLHSRYVPQIGERRLARLDGRRRERFQALLAELDSPDAIDRDALLAEFGALCTASDVYAPADPPCPEPPSHCDGRMYARVWAEAAALRESGELLRRFSALRIPVTVIHGEADPHPSEGVAEPLREAGVSFSFRLLPRCGHTPWREQYAREPFFDLLAREL, from the coding sequence ATGACACGTCGATATGGAAAAGCGCCCTTCCGGGCGGCGGCAATTCACGGCGGTCCGGGTGCGGTCGGCTCCGCCGGCGGACTGGCCGAAGGACTCGCCGTCTCCGCCTCCTGCGGCGTACTTGAGCCGTTTCAGTCGAAAGAAACGATCCCGGAGCTCGAGGCGGAGCTTGAAAAGCAGCTTGCGGCCGAAGCCGCCGCGCCGGTCGCACTCATCGGCCACTCGTGGGGCGCCTGGCTCGCGGCGCTGTTCGCGGCGGAGCATCCGGAGCGCGTATCGAAACTCATCCTGGTCAGCAGCGGCCCCCTGCACAGCCGCTATGTGCCGCAGATCGGAGAACGCCGTCTCGCCCGGCTCGACGGCAGGCGGCGCGAACGCTTTCAAGCGCTGCTCGCCGAACTCGACTCGCCGGATGCGATCGACCGCGATGCGCTGCTCGCTGAATTCGGCGCGCTCTGCACCGCCTCCGACGTTTACGCGCCGGCCGATCCCCCCTGCCCCGAACCGCCTTCTCACTGCGACGGCCGGATGTATGCGCGCGTCTGGGCCGAGGCCGCCGCACTGCGGGAAAGCGGCGAACTGCTCCGGCGTTTTTCGGCGCTGCGGATTCCGGTGACGGTCATTCATGGAGAGGCTGACCCGCATCCGTCGGAAGGAGTCGCGGAGCCGCTGCGGGAAGCGGGCGTTTCGTTTTCGTTCCGCCTGCTGCCGAGGTGCGGCCATACTCCCTGGCGCGAACAGTACGCGCGCGAACCGTTTTTCGATCTTCTTGCCCGGGAACTTTGA
- a CDS encoding MBL fold metallo-hydrolase, translating into MYELIRAGERSWYIDCPAKIGICLLDGADVCLIDSGNDRDAGKRALRILEGEGWRLRAVVNTHSHADHIGGNRFLQERTGCRVFAPRIEGAFTRDPLLEPSFLYGGCPPAELRNKFLLAQPSDVSTFGDPAFPWELEPVPLPGHSFDMTGFRTPDGTVFLADCVSSGAVLAKYRIPFIYDFDAWFRTLDAVEAMESPCFVPSHAPAGPDIRPLVAENRRAVTELLDTILARLDSPASFEELLMRLYDGFGLRLDFNQYVLAGGTLRSALSCLAGAGRVRAAFDGNRLLWRAAGD; encoded by the coding sequence ATGTATGAACTGATTCGCGCCGGAGAACGCAGCTGGTATATCGATTGTCCGGCGAAGATCGGCATCTGCCTGCTGGACGGGGCGGACGTCTGCCTGATCGACAGCGGCAACGACAGGGACGCCGGCAAACGGGCGCTCCGGATTCTGGAAGGAGAAGGGTGGCGTCTGCGGGCGGTCGTCAACACCCATTCGCACGCGGACCATATCGGCGGGAACCGGTTTCTGCAGGAACGCACCGGCTGCCGCGTCTTTGCTCCCCGGATCGAGGGGGCGTTCACGCGCGACCCGCTCCTCGAGCCGTCGTTCCTGTACGGAGGCTGTCCGCCCGCGGAGCTGCGGAACAAATTCCTGCTGGCGCAGCCGAGCGACGTTTCGACATTCGGCGACCCGGCATTCCCGTGGGAGCTCGAGCCTGTTCCGCTGCCCGGCCATTCGTTCGACATGACCGGATTCCGCACGCCGGACGGCACGGTGTTTCTGGCTGACTGCGTCTCGAGCGGCGCGGTACTCGCCAAGTACCGGATTCCGTTCATTTACGATTTCGACGCATGGTTCCGCACCCTCGATGCGGTGGAGGCGATGGAGTCGCCCTGTTTCGTGCCGTCCCATGCTCCGGCCGGGCCGGACATCCGGCCGCTTGTCGCGGAGAACCGGCGCGCCGTCACGGAGCTGCTCGATACGATCCTCGCGCGGCTGGACTCCCCGGCGTCGTTCGAAGAACTGCTGATGCGGCTGTACGACGGTTTCGGCCTGCGGCTCGATTTCAACCAGTATGTCCTGGCCGGCGGCACGCTGCGTTCGGCGCTGTCGTGTCTGGCCGGCGCCGGACGGGTCAGGGCTGCTTTTGACGGGAACCGTCTGCTCTGGCGGGCTGCCGGAGACTGA